One window of Mustela lutreola isolate mMusLut2 chromosome 13, mMusLut2.pri, whole genome shotgun sequence genomic DNA carries:
- the LOC131813754 gene encoding LOW QUALITY PROTEIN: glucose-6-phosphate isomerase-like (The sequence of the model RefSeq protein was modified relative to this genomic sequence to represent the inferred CDS: inserted 2 bases in 1 codon) has protein sequence MAVLIQNPQFQKLQKWYREHGSDLNLRCLFKGYKERFSHFSLNLNTSHGHILVDYSKNLVTDTVMQMLVDLAKXRGVEAARDRMFSGEKINFTEERAVLHVALRNWSNTPILVDGKDVMPEVNRVLEKMKSFCQRVRSGEWKGYSGKPITDVINIGIGGSDLGPLMVTEALKPYSSGGPRVWFVSNIDGTHIAKTLATLNPESSLFIIASKTFTTQETITNAEMAKEWFLLSAKDPSAVAKHFVALSTNTSKVKEFGIDPQNMFEFWDWVGGRYSLWSAIGLSIALHVGFDNFEQLLSGAHWMDQHFRMMPLEKNARVILAMLGIWYINCFGCETQAMLPYDQYLHRFAAYFQQGDMESNGKYITKSGTRVDHQTGPILCGEPGTNGQHAFYQLIHQGTKMISCDFLIPVQTQHPIRKGLHHKILLANFLAQTEALMKGKSTEEARKELQAAGTSPEALEKLLPHKVFEGIRPTNSIVFTKLTPFILGALIAMHELKIFVQGIIWDINSFDQWGVELGKQLAKKIKPELDGSSPVTSHDSSTNGLINFIKQEREARSQ, from the exons ATGGCCGTGCTCATCCAGAATCCGCAGTTCCAGAAGCTGCAGAAATGGTACCGCGAGCACGGCTCTGACCTCAACTTGCGCTGTCTTTTCAAAGGGTACAAGGAACGCTTCAGCCACTTCAGCTTGAACCTGAACACCAGCCATGGGCATATTCTGGTGGATTACTCAAAAAACCTTGTGACTGACACTGTGATGCAGATGCTGGTGGACCTGGCCAA TAGGGGCGTGGAGGCTGCCCGGGATCGCATGTTCAGTGGCGAGAAGATCAACTTCACAGAGGAACGGGCAGTGCTGCACGTGGCCTTGCGAAACTGGTCAAACACACCCATTCTGGTGGATGGCAAGGATGTGATGCCAGAGGTCAACAGGGTCCTGGAGAAGATGAAGTCTTTCTGTCAGCGCGTCCGCAGTGGCGAATGGAAGGGGTACTCGGGCAAGCCCATCACGGACGTCATTAACATCGGCATTGGCGGCTCTGACCTGGGACCCCTCATGGTGACCGAAGCCCTTAAGCCGTACTCTTCAGGAGGTCCCCGGGTTTGGTTTGTCTCCAACATCGACGGGACCCACATTGCCAAAACTCTGGCCACCCTGAATCCTGAGTCGTCCCTGTTCATCATTGCCTCCAAGACCTTTACCACCCAGGAGACCATTACGAATGCAGAGATGGCAAAGGAGTGGTTTCTCCTGTCGGCCAAGGACCCTTCTGCAGTTGCAAAGCACTTTGTTGCCCTGTCTACCAACACGTCCAAAGTGAAGGAGTTTGGGATTGACCCTCAAAATATGTTCGAGTTCTGGGATTGGGTAGGAGGACGCTACTCGCTGTGGTCAGCCATTGGACTCTCCATCGCACTGCATGTGGGATTTGACAACTTTGAGCAGCTGCTCTCAGGGGCTCACTGGATGGACCAGCACTTCCGTATGATGCCCCTGGAGAAGAACGCGCGTGTCATCCTGGCCATGCTGGGCATCTGGTACATCAACTGCTTTGGGTGCGAGACGCAGGCCATGCTGCCCTACGACCAGTATCTGCACCGCTTTGCGGCCTATTTCCAGCAGGGCGACATGGAGTCCAACGGGAAGTATATCACCAAGTCTGGCACTCGCGTGGACCACCAAACAGGCCCCATTTTGTGCGGGGAGCCAGGGACCAATGGCCAGCATGCCTTCTACCAGCTCATCCACCAAGGCACCAAGATGATATCTTGTGACTTCCTCATCCCAGTCCAGACCCAGCACCCGATAAGGAAGGGTTTGCACCACAAGATCCTCCTGGCCAACTTTTTGGCCCAGACGGAGGCCCTGATGAAGGGGAAGTCGACAGAGGAGGCCCGGAAGGAGCTGCAGGCTGCAGGGACGAGTCCAGAGGCCTTGGAGAAGCTGTTGCCACACAAGGTCTTTGAAGGAATTCGCCCAACCAACTCCATTGTATTCACCAAGCTCACGCCATTCATTCTGGGAGCCTTGATTGCCATGCATGAGCTCAAGATCTTCGTTCAGGGTATCATCTGGGACATCAACAGCTTTGACCAGTGGGGGGTGGAGCTAGGAAAGCAGCTGGCCAAGAAAATCAAGCCCGAGCTTGACGGGAGTAGCCCAGTGACCTCTCATGACTCTTCCACCAATGGGCTAATCAACTTCATCAAGCAGGAGCGAGAGGCCAGAAGCCAATAA